Below is a genomic region from Rhizobium sp. 9140.
GGCGGCCTATGCGATTCCTTATCCAAAACGGGATCCAAAACGGGCAGGGCTTACGCAGAGGACCCGACGAGGGAACAAAACCACACGCGTTACGTTCACTTGGGCAATTCAAAATCATTGAACCCACGGAGAATGACAATGGACGTAAATGGCGTAGGCTGGCTCGCAGCCATCATCATCGGCGGTTTTGCCGGCTGGCTCGCAGAACAGTTCATGAAATCCAATATGGGCGTGTTCATGAATATCATCCTCGGCATCATCGGTGCTGTCGTGCTCAACGCAATTCTCGCGGCTATCGGCGTATCGCTGGGTGCCGGCTGGATCGCATACCTCATCACCGGCTTTATCGGTGCCTGCATTCTCATCGCCATCGGGCGCATGGTGCGCCGCTAAGCGGCGTAACAGGGCGGCAGGCGTAACGTACCGCGACCTTTTCTAGGAGAACAACATGCTGACATTCGCTGCCGAAGGCAACGGTCAGGGCAAGCTGGAAATCAATGGGCAGACAGCGCCCGTGACGTACGAACTTGTCGTCGCCCGGGAAGAGGACGAATCGCGTCAGGTGCGCATCCGCCTCAGTGCATCGCGCGATTGGCTACTGGGCCAGGGCTTCAAGGGTGAGGCGACCCTCGTGCGTGCCAATGGTGACCGCATTCCCGTCCGCCGCGAAGGCGGGTTGGATGTGGACGATGCCGTCTCGGTGACGCTCGAAGGCTATGACGATACTCGAAGCGACGCGTCCGATGTGAACGCGGCCTATCCCGAGTTGAAGCACTGATTTCAACCGCATGGTTGAACCATAGAAAAGGGCGCCGTTCATCGCGGCGCCCTTTTTGCGGTGTTCGTTTGCGGGACGATCAGTCCTTCGCGCGCTCGACATAGGAGTTGTCTTCGGTCGCGATGACGACACGGGTGTTTGCGACGATGTGCGGGGGAACGAGCGTACGGACGCCGTTCGACAGGATCGCGGGCTTGTAGGACGAGGATGCCGTCTGGCCTTTGGTGACCGGCTCGGTTTCGACGATCTCGAGCGTGACGTGGCGCGGCAGCTGGATCGCGATGGCGAGGCCTTCGTGGATCGACAGCGTCACGGTCATACCGTCCTGAAGGAAAACCTTCTGGTCGCCGATGTCTTCCGCCGTCATCGTGAGCTGGTCGTAGTTCGCCGGGTTCATGAAGTGGAAGCCTTCGCCGTCTTCATACAGGAAGGTGTGGTCGCTGTCCTCGACATAGGCGCGCTCGACCTGTTCGGTCGTGCGGTAGCGCTCGGAAACCTTCACGCCGTCGGAGATGCGGCGCATGTCCACCTGCGTCACCGGCGTACCCTTGCCGGGGTGGAAGTTGGCGGCCGTGAGAACGACATAGAGCTTGCCGTCGACGTCGAGCACGTTGCCCTTGCGAACGGAGGAGGCGATCACCTTGACCATAAGTCTTCCTTGTAACTGATAAAGATGCATCGTAGAGCGTTGAAATCTGCCCATCTGCGATGCGGGTAAAACCGGATTTGGGCCGCACCTAGCGCATATCAGGGCAAATAGCCAGTGCGGGCCGCGCGGCGGACGCCAAGAATGCCTGAACACGAAGGGCTGCTCGCAGGCGCAAGCGATGCCCGACGCCGAACCCCCAACACCGAATGAGTGACCAACCCTGCCATGACGCCAGCCGCAGCCTCCCCCTGGTGGACACCGCATGTTCACGCCGACCGACGTCCGTTCCTGCTGGCGCGAAACCGCATCAAGGCGGCGCTGCGTTCCTATCTTGCGCGCGAGGACTTCATCGAGGTGGAGACAGCAGCCCTTCAGGTCTCGCCCGGCAACGAGACCCATCTCCATGCTTTCGAGACGGCGGCGATCGGCCACGACGGCGCGCACACGCCGCTTTATCTCCATACCTCGCCGGAATTCGCCTGCAAGAAGCTGCTGGCGGCGGGCGAGCATCGCATCGCCTGCTTCGCAGCCGTTTACCGCAACCGCGAGCGCGGCCCGCTGCACCACCCCGAGTTCACCATGCTCGAATGGTACCGGACAGGCGAAACCTACCACGCGCTGATGACCGACTGCCATGCGATGCTGATAGGCGCGGCGGAGGCTGCGGGAACGGGCATGCTCCGGTATCGCGGCCGGTCCTGCGATCCCGCGCTTGCGCCCGAGCGCCTGACGCTGGCGGAGGCGTTTGCCCGCCATGCCGGTATCGATCTCCTCGGCACGGTCTCCCCCACCGGCGAGACCGACCGCGATGCGCTGGCGGCAGCCGTCGGCAGCGCGGGCATCCGCATGGCGGACGACGACAGCTGGTCCGACCTTTTCAGCCGTGTCCTGGTGGAGAAGATCGAGCCGCATCTGGGCATGGGCCGGGCGACGATCCTGATGGAATATCCGGTGGTCGAGGCCGCGCTCGCGCGCCCCTCGCAGGAAGATCCGCGCGTGGCGGAGCGGTTCGAGCTTTATGCCTGCGGCGTCGAGCTTGCCAATGCCTTCGGCGAGCTGACGGATGCCGGCGAGCAGCGGCGGCGGTTCGAGCTGGAGATGGCGGAAAAGAGCCGCATCTATGGCGAGCGCTACCCGCTGGACGAGGATTTTCTGGCAGCCCTCGCGATCATGCCGGAGGCGAGCGGCTGCGCGCTCGGTTTCGACCGACTCGTGATGCTGGCGACGGATGCCACGCGGATCGAACAGGTGCTCTGGGCGCCGGTCGTCGAAACGGAAGCGGGACGTTGAGGGTCCGATGACAGGCATGACGCTGAAAAGCATTTCTCACTTACGGGACGCCGGGCTTCTGGGCGAACGGGCCGGCGATGTCGAGGCGGTCGCGCGTCGCTATGCCGTCGCCGTTACGCCGGCCATGGCCGCGCTTATCGATCCCGCCGATCCCCGCGACCCGATCGCGCTCCAGTTCGTTCCCGATCTCGCCGAGCTCGACCACAGGCCGGAAGAGCGTGCCGACCCGATCGGCGATGCCGCCCATAGTCCCGTCGAAGGCATCGTCCATCGCTATCCCGATCGCGTGCTCCTGAAGGCCGTGCATGTGTGTCCGGTCTATTGCCGCTTCTGCTTCCGCCGCGAGATGGTCGGCCCGGACGGTCTGGGAACGCTGGCGGCGGACGCACTGGATGCGGCGATCGCCTATATCGCGGACCATGCCGAGATATGGGAGGTCATTCTCACGGGTGGCGATCCGCTGGTGCTGTCGCCCCGCCGTCTGGCGGACATCATGGCGCGTCTCTCCGTCATCGACCACGTCAAGATCGTTCGCCTGCACAGCCGCGTTCCCGCCGTCGATCCCTTGCGGATCGATGCGGCGCTGATCGCCGCCCTTCATGCGAGCGGCAAGACGGTCTATGTCGCGCTGCATGCCAACCACCCGCGCGAGTTGACCCGGCAAGCACGCGATGCCTGCGCTCTGCTGGTGGATGCAGGCATCGTCATGATCAGCCAGACGGTGCTGCTGAAGGGCGTGAACGACGATGTCGCCACGCTGTCGGCTCTCATGCGGGCGTTCGTGGAGACCCGCATCAAGCCCTATTACCTGCACCACCCGGACCTTGCGCCGGGAACCGCGCATTTCCGCCTGTCGGTGGAAGAAGGGCAGGCGCTGGTCGCCGGGCTTCGCGGCGTGATTTCCGGCCTCTGCCAGCCGACCTATGTGCTCGACATTCCCGGCGGCCACGGCAAGGCGGTCATTGCCGCTCCGAGTATCGAGCGGACGGACCAGGGCCACAGGGTCGAGGATTTCCGGGGCGGCATCCACAATTATCCGCCCCGCTGAACGGGAAAAGCCGGCACCTTTCGGCACCGGCTTTCGTCATTCCCGAAGCGAGGTAACGCTTACTGTTCCTTGATCGGCGCGATGGAGATTTCCACGCGGCGGTTCTGGGCGCGGCCGGCTTCGCTCGAATTGGAGGCGACCGGACGTTCGGCGCCGTAGCCCATGGCCGACATGCGGCGCTGGTCCACGCCCTGCGACCCCAAATAGTTGGCGACGGAAGCGGCGCGGCGTTCCGAGAGGCCCTGATTGTAGCCGGCGCTGCCGGTCGAGTCCGTGTGGCCATCGACATCGACGAGCGTCTTGTTGAACTTGCGCAGCACGATGGCGACCGAGTTCAGCGTCGAATAGAAGCCCGGCATGACCTGATCCTGATCGGTCGCAAACGTGATGTTCGACGGCATGTTCAGGATGATGCGATCGCCCTGGCGGGTGACGGAGACGCCGGTACCCTGAAGCTGGGCGCGCAGCTCGTTTTCCTGGCTGTCCATGTAATTGCCGATGAGGCCGCCGCCGAGCGCGCCGATACCGGCGCCGACCAGCGCGGAATCGCGTCGCCCACGGGCGCTGCCGCCGACGAGAAGGCCGGTTGCCGCACCGAGGCCCGCGCCGATCAGAGCGCCGCCCGCCGTGTTCGACATCTTCTGTTCACCCGTATACGGGTCGGTCGTCGTGCAGCCGGAAAGGTAGATGGCCGAGACGGCCACGATGGCGAGTTTCTTCATCATCGAATCAAGGGTCCCCGAAATTGCTCCCTGTTTCTCATAGCATTGATTACGGCCTTATGATGGAAACAGAGATGACGGAGATGGGGTTTCCATCGCGCCGGCGAGTGTGCGGGACATCGCGAGCGACTTGTAGAAGAACGTGGAACCGCAGAAGCTTCCATCGGGAAAGAGCGCGTAATCGGGGATGACACCGGCGCGGCTCCAGCCGAGACGCGCATAGATCGCCTCGGCCGGGCTGCCGGTTGCCGTGTCCAGCACGAGAAGATGCCGCCCGAGCGCCAGCGCTTCGCCTTCGGCTGCCGTCATCAGCAGACGGGCAAGGCCCCGCCCGCGGCCACGCCGGTGGACGAGGAGCTTCTTGAGGTCGGCGCGATGTGGCTGGTTCGGGGACAGGCCGACGCCGAGCTGCACCGTGCCGAGGATCTCGCCATCGGCTTCCGCCACCAGCAGGATCGTGTGTCCCGAGGTCACGGCGTCCGCGACGCCGTCCCAGTAGGCTGCCGCCTCCTCATCGCCGCAGGACTGGAGGAAGCCGACGGATGCGCCGTCCGCGATGCAGTCGATTAGGATCGCCGAAAGGGCTGGGATCGCCGCGCGGGCATCCTCGCCGGTCAGGCGGCGGATCGCGGGCAATGGGTCGGGCAATATGTCAGTCGTCGGCATGGTCATGAACGTCCCTTGTTCGTCTGCGGATGGCCGCGGTGGAGGATGATGGCGTAGCGGGCCATCTCCGCATGCGGGTTCGAGAACACGATCGTCTCGCCGAGCCGCATGAACAGGCAATCTCCGGGGTGAAGGTGATAGGTCTCGTCGCCGGCCGTCATCGTCATGCGGCCTTCGAGCAGCCAGAGATGCTGCGTCGCGCCGCTGTCGAAGGGTTGCGGCTCGAACACGACCCGCCCGCCCGGCGGGAAGCCGACATCGACGATATCGACCGGCGACCCCGTGGCCTCCGGAGACACGGCCCGCCTGACATAGCCGGTTTCCGGATCTCGCCAGACATGCTGTTGCCCGGCCCGCCGCAAGGGGCTCTCCGGCGGCGCATCCTCGGCGAAGAACCGCGACAGGGTCGTGCCGAGCGCGTGGCAGAGGCGCGCCAGAAGCTGTGCCGTCGGATTGGCCTCGCCGCGCTCGATCCGCGAGATCATGGCGCGGCTGACGCCGGAGCGTTGTGCCAGCGCATCGAGCGTCGTTGCGTGTCTTTGGCGCAGGGATCGCAGTCGCTCGCCGATATCCGCGTCGGATGGTGATGGGGTCTTTTCCATCATAGGAGAATTACAGTCTTCTATAGTGGAGTCAACATGTGGCCTTGACGTCGGAAATTATGGTATCCGAATGCTGAACACCCTGCATTTCCCGCTTTGCGCCCGTGGGGACCGCTGCTATATGCGGGCGCATGAGCACACCATCCTCCAAGACGCCGCTGGATCATATCCGCAACTTCTCCATCGTCGCCCATATCGACCACGGCAAGTCGACGCTTGCCGACCGGCTGATCCAGTCGACGGGCGGCCTTGCCGAACGCGACATGTCCGAGCAGGTGCTGGACTCGATGGATATCGAGCGCGAGCGCGGCATCACCATCAAGGCCCAGACGGTGCGTCTGCACTACAAGGCCAACAATGGCGAAACCTATATCCTGAACCTCATCGACACCCCCGGCCATGTGGACTTCGCCTATGAAGTCTCCCGCTCGCTGTCGGCCTGCGAAGGCTCGCTGCTGGTTGTGGATGCCAGCCAGGGCGTCGAGGCGCAGACGCTGGCGAACGTCTATCAGGCCATCGACAACAATCACGAGATCGTCACGGTCCTCAACAAGATCGACCTGCCGGCGGCCGAGCCGGACCGCATCCGCGAGCAGATCGAGGAGGTCATCGGCATCGATGCCAGCCAGGCCGTGCTGATCTCGGCCAAGACCGGCCTCGGCATTCCCGACGTTCTCGAAGCCATCGTCCACCAGCTGCCGGCGCCGAAAAGCCCCGGCGGCGAGAAGGCGCCCTTGAAGGCGCTGCTGGTCGACAGCTGGTACGACACCTATCTCGGCGTCATGGTTCTCGTGCGCATCATCGACGGCGTGCTCACCAAGGGCCAGACGATCCGCATGATGGGCACGGACGCGAAGTATCAGGTGGAGCGCGTCGGCGTTCTTACGCCGAAGATGCTCGCGGTGGACAGCCTCGGCCCGGGCGAGATCGGCTTCTTCACCGGCTCCATCAAGGAAGTGGCCGATACCCGCGTCGGCGATACCATCACCGAGGACAAGAAGCCGACGGCGGAAGCGCTGCCGGGCTTCAAGCCGGCCCAGCCGGTGGTGTTCTGCGGCCTCTTCCCGGTCGATGCGGCGGATTTCGAGGATCTGCGCTCGGCCATGGGCAAGCTGCGCCTCAACGACGCGTCCTTCTCGTTCGAAATGGAAAGCTCGGCCGCGCTCGGCTTCGGCTTCCGCTGCGGCTTCCTCGGCCTGCTGCATCTCGAAATCATTCAGGAGCGGCTGGAGCGCGAGTTCGACCTCGACCTGATCGCGACGGCCCCCTCCGTGGTCTACAAGCTGACGATGACGGACGGTTCGGAGAAGGAACTGCACAACCCGGCCGATATGCCGGATCCGGTGCGGATATCCGAGATCCACGAGCCCTGGATCAAGGCGACGATCCTCACGCCCGACGATTATCTCGGCGGCATTCTCAAGCTTTGCCAGGACCGTCGCGGCGTGCAGACGGAGCTGACCTATGTCGGCAAGCGCGCCATGTTGACCTATGAGCTGCCGCTCAACGAAGTCGTGTTCGACTTCTACGACCGGCTGAAGTCGATTTCCAAGGGTTATGCCTCGTTCGACTACCATCTCGACGGCTACAAGGAGGGCAACCTCGTGAAGATGTCCATCATGGTCAATGGCGAGCCGGTCGATGCGCTCTCCATGCTCGTGCACCGCTCGGCGGCCGAAAAGCGCGGCCGCGACATGTGCGAGAAGCTGAAGGACCTGATCCCGCGGCACATGTTCAAGATCCCGATCCAGGCGGCCATCGGCGGCAACGTGATTGCCCGCGAGACGATCTCGGCCATGCGCAAGGACGTGACGGCGAAGTGCTATGGCGGCGACGCCAGCCGCAAGCGCAAGCTGCTCGACAAGCAGAAGGCCGGCAAGAAGCGCATGCGCCAGTTCGGCAAGGTCGATATCCCGCAGGAAGCCTTTATCGCCGCTCTGAAGATGAGCGACGAATAATGTCTTGAGATGCAGCCGGTGCGGTGCCGAACTCTCGGCGGCGCATCGGTTATGTCTTTTTTAATCTGCTTTCCTGAGTTGCGAATTTTGTTGTAGATCCTTCTCACGGAGGACGGCACCCGGCCGTATCCGAAGGGAGGATATGACATGCATAGGTTCAAGATCCTGAAAGCCGCCAGCGGCCAGTTCCGCGTTCAGTTCCTTTACAATGCCGAGGTCATGGTCTGGTCGGAGAACTACGCTTCAAAAGCCAGCGCCAAAAACTGCATCGACTCCATCCAGAAGAATGCCCCGGGCGCGTCGACGGTCGATCTGACCAAGGATGAAACCGGCTCCGGATATCGTTTCGAGATCGTCGAGAACAAGGGCGGCGAGCACTTCGTCCGCTTCAAGGCGGCAAACGGCGAGCCCATGGTCCAGTCCGAAGCCTACGCCTCAAAGGCGAGCGCCCGGAACTGCATCGAATCCGTCAAGAAAAACGCGCCGGATGCACCTGTCGAGGACGAGACGGTCACGGCTTGAAGCCGCACGACGCGCAGGCGCCGGTTCGGCAAGGTCGATATCCCGCAGGAAGCCCTTATCGCCGCGGGTATGCGTGACGGATCGTCTCTTTCAATCCGGGCGGGATGGTTTATCCTGTCGCTCTCGCCCGGAAGCGGCCTGCAAGTTTGGAAAAGAGGTGCAGGACGGCTCGGGAGCTATCGAGGATGCTTTCATGTCGCAAACTGCCCGCATACGGCCCGACGTCTCGCTCGATGAAAAACTCGTTGCCGACGCGCTGGAACTGAATATCGACATATCGAGCGCGGCTGCCGACGGCATCGCCAGGGCGGTCAAGGCCGAACGGGAACGGCTGTGGCTGATCGAGAACGCCGAGGCTTTCCGAGCCGAGAGAGAATATATCGAAAAGCACGGGCTGCCGTTGGCGAAGTATCGCCAATTCTGATGGCACGCTTCCGTGTCTATGAACTGAAGTCTTCAGAGGTTTTCGCGCTGGATCTGCAGGCGGATCTCGTGGAGCTTTTGCCGACACGAGTCATGGCGCCGCTCTATCCACTAACGACGATGACTTGGGCCTTCAGTCGCTTGAACCCACGTTTTGTGATCGACGGGCAAGCGTATTCCATGGCAACGCAAAGGATGTCGGCTGTGGATCAGCGAGATATCGGTCGAGAGGTTGCGAACCTATCCTCCCGTTCCGACGATATCACAGCCGCCCTCGATTTCCTCTTCCAGGGCTTCTGATCGTCACCCTTCCGCGTGATAGGCAGCGATCAGTCGCTCGAAATCCTCCATCGGCGGAAAACGCTCGTAGCTATGGGCGGCACCCGTCTCGGCAAAGTCGAGCTTCTCGCAGGTATAGGTCTCGATGAAGGGGCGATACCAGGTGATATCATCCAGCATGGTCGCGCGGACATTCACCATATCCGGCAGGCCCTCGATCCGCGTGAACAGCCAGCTCAGGCAATGCGGACAGCAAAAGTGATGCAGCATCTCGCTATGAAGGCCGCCGATGACGGGCTCGCCCTGCGTGACGGAAAAGCCTGTCGCCGGAACGGCCGCGCTCAACGAATAAGGTCCGGCCGTCATTTTCTGGCAGCCTGTACAATGGCACGCCATGGTCAGGATCGGCTCGGCCATGATGCGCAGGCGGACCTCGCCGCAACGGCAGGCGCCCGTCAGAGGCAGGGATGGTGAAACCGTCATTCCAATTTCCTCAATCGTGCTTGCAGGGCCAGTTCGGCGGCGGCGTCAGTCCCGCCGGAAGCTTCGTCGTGCCGTCGCCGCAGGCGAGTGCGATCTGCTCCTGTTTCAGGCCGGTCGCCGCCGACAGGTCCAGCCCTTCGACGCGGGTGAGGAACAGGAATGCCTCGTCGAAGGCGATCGGGCCATTGAACGTCACACCGGTCAGCTTGGCGCGGGCGAGGTTGGCGAGCGAGAAGCGCGTGCCGGTAATGGTCGATTTCGAGAAGTTGACCCGGGAAAGCTCGGCCTTGCTGAAATCCGCTCCGGTCAGATCGGCTTCCGTCATATTCGTGCGCTGAAGTTCGGCTCCGGCGAAGGACGCTCCGGCCGCCTTGATGCCGGAAAAGTTGGAGCGATAGGCTTCGATCCGTGAAAAGTTCGCCTTCTCGGCCATGGCGCCGCTCAGCGACGCGCGGATCAGCGTGGCTTTTTCGAGGTTCGCCTCGGTCAGATCCGAGCTCCCGAGGTCGGTGGCCGAGAGGTTCGCGCCCGCAAGAACGGCCTTGGTCAGGGTGCTGGAGGGCAGCATCAGGTTGGCCTTGCTGCAGCCGCTCCAGTCGATCCCGGCATTGGGCGTCGCCTCGCAATCCGCCGCTTCGACCCGGCCGGCCGTACCGGAAAGGCTCACAGCTGCAATGAGCGCGCAAAGGCCTGCAACCGGCAAGCTGAAGCCCAGAAAAGCTTTTGCGCGGAGATCCATCCGATCAAGAAGGGATGATGTCGGGGGCCGGCCGATGGTGTTCGTCATTTCCATGCACGCCGGAAGCCAGCGCGTCCTCCATGTATTCATGATGACCATACTAGGGGCAAGGGCTCCGTGCTGCAATGGTCGGTAGGCCCAACGTTGCGTTTGACGAACGCCTCCAAGTCGAGGTCAAGGCAGTCACGCGACCGGCCCGACTATTCGAAAACGGTACGAACCAGAGCGTCAGGCCGCATCCACTCCTGCGGCCGTCACAGCCTGCGCCACAACGATCGCGCGGACCCAGGCGCGCGCGAGCGCCAGCCCCGCCGCGTCCGAGGCCGCACCGTATTGCGCTTCAAGGTCTGCGGAGCGGGAGAGCCAGTCAGGGTCGATCCCGTCGATCTGGTCCTTGTAGATCTCTTTCCATCTTGCGATGACGGCCGTTCCCGCCTCGAAGTGGAACTGCATCCCGTAGCTCGCCCGGCCGATGCGGAAGGCCTGTAGCGGAACCGCGTCGTTGCTCGCCAGAACCTCCGCCGCCGAGGGTAGGGTGAAGGTGTCGGAATGCCACTGGAAGGCCGGAAAGCGTGCGCCGGCCGCAGACAGAACCGGGTCAACCTGCCCCGCCGCCGTCAGGGCGATCTCCTGCCAGCCGAACTCGCGCGATGCGCCGAGACGATTGTCGCCGCCATGCGCCCGGGCGAGAAGCTGGCTGCCGAGGCAGATGCCCAGCACCGCGCGGTCCGTTTCCGCAAAACGGCGCATCAGATCGCAAAGCGTCGGCAGATAGGGGTGGAGCGCATCGTCGCGCGCGCTCTGCTCCCCGCCCAGCACCACCATCGCATCGTAAGGCTCCGGCTCTGCCGGCAGGCCTTCGCCGGCATAGGCCTTGCGGACATCGAGACGCGCGCCCGCTTCCGCCAGCGCGATACCGACGAGACCGAGATCCGAATGGGGCATGTTTTCGATGACGAGGACGTGCATGGCGGCTCCGCAGGCTTGGCGTTGTCGGATAGAGATCATGCGCGGCGGAGAGGTTCAAGAGGGTGGTACAAGCCCGCATTTGCGGGACTTTTGCGCGCCGAGTCTTGACCTTAAGCCGCGAAAGAGGCATTGCACCGCCTCAATCGCGCCGAGATCGGCGCTCGATATTGGATACACCATGGCCAAATCCACCTCTTCGGGCCGCACCCAGCGCATGCTGCGGGTCGGCGAACAAGTCCGCGCAGCCCTGGTTCAGGTTCTGCAGCGGGGAGAGGTGCGCGATGCGCTGATCGAAAGTACTGTGATCTCGATCTCGGAAGTCCGCATGTCTACCGACCTTAAGGTGGCCACGGCCTATGTGACGCCGCTCGGCGTCGCCGATCACGCCGGCA
It encodes:
- a CDS encoding GFA family protein; this translates as MTVSPSLPLTGACRCGEVRLRIMAEPILTMACHCTGCQKMTAGPYSLSAAVPATGFSVTQGEPVIGGLHSEMLHHFCCPHCLSWLFTRIEGLPDMVNVRATMLDDITWYRPFIETYTCEKLDFAETGAAHSYERFPPMEDFERLIAAYHAEG
- a CDS encoding GNAT family N-acetyltransferase yields the protein MPAIRRLTGEDARAAIPALSAILIDCIADGASVGFLQSCGDEEAAAYWDGVADAVTSGHTILLVAEADGEILGTVQLGVGLSPNQPHRADLKKLLVHRRGRGRGLARLLMTAAEGEALALGRHLLVLDTATGSPAEAIYARLGWSRAGVIPDYALFPDGSFCGSTFFYKSLAMSRTLAGAMETPSPSSLFPS
- a CDS encoding type II toxin-antitoxin system CcdA family antitoxin, with the protein product MSQTARIRPDVSLDEKLVADALELNIDISSAAADGIARAVKAERERLWLIENAEAFRAEREYIEKHGLPLAKYRQF
- a CDS encoding pentapeptide repeat-containing protein → MTNTIGRPPTSSLLDRMDLRAKAFLGFSLPVAGLCALIAAVSLSGTAGRVEAADCEATPNAGIDWSGCSKANLMLPSSTLTKAVLAGANLSATDLGSSDLTEANLEKATLIRASLSGAMAEKANFSRIEAYRSNFSGIKAAGASFAGAELQRTNMTEADLTGADFSKAELSRVNFSKSTITGTRFSLANLARAKLTGVTFNGPIAFDEAFLFLTRVEGLDLSAATGLKQEQIALACGDGTTKLPAGLTPPPNWPCKHD
- the epmA gene encoding EF-P lysine aminoacylase EpmA, producing MTPAAASPWWTPHVHADRRPFLLARNRIKAALRSYLAREDFIEVETAALQVSPGNETHLHAFETAAIGHDGAHTPLYLHTSPEFACKKLLAAGEHRIACFAAVYRNRERGPLHHPEFTMLEWYRTGETYHALMTDCHAMLIGAAEAAGTGMLRYRGRSCDPALAPERLTLAEAFARHAGIDLLGTVSPTGETDRDALAAAVGSAGIRMADDDSWSDLFSRVLVEKIEPHLGMGRATILMEYPVVEAALARPSQEDPRVAERFELYACGVELANAFGELTDAGEQRRRFELEMAEKSRIYGERYPLDEDFLAALAIMPEASGCALGFDRLVMLATDATRIEQVLWAPVVETEAGR
- a CDS encoding helix-turn-helix domain-containing protein; the protein is MEKTPSPSDADIGERLRSLRQRHATTLDALAQRSGVSRAMISRIERGEANPTAQLLARLCHALGTTLSRFFAEDAPPESPLRRAGQQHVWRDPETGYVRRAVSPEATGSPVDIVDVGFPPGGRVVFEPQPFDSGATQHLWLLEGRMTMTAGDETYHLHPGDCLFMRLGETIVFSNPHAEMARYAIILHRGHPQTNKGRS
- a CDS encoding lysine-2,3-aminomutase-like protein codes for the protein MTGMTLKSISHLRDAGLLGERAGDVEAVARRYAVAVTPAMAALIDPADPRDPIALQFVPDLAELDHRPEERADPIGDAAHSPVEGIVHRYPDRVLLKAVHVCPVYCRFCFRREMVGPDGLGTLAADALDAAIAYIADHAEIWEVILTGGDPLVLSPRRLADIMARLSVIDHVKIVRLHSRVPAVDPLRIDAALIAALHASGKTVYVALHANHPRELTRQARDACALLVDAGIVMISQTVLLKGVNDDVATLSALMRAFVETRIKPYYLHHPDLAPGTAHFRLSVEEGQALVAGLRGVISGLCQPTYVLDIPGGHGKAVIAAPSIERTDQGHRVEDFRGGIHNYPPR
- a CDS encoding YegP family protein yields the protein MTKDETGSGYRFEIVENKGGEHFVRFKAANGEPMVQSEAYASKASARNCIESVKKNAPDAPVEDETVTA
- the rbfA gene encoding 30S ribosome-binding factor RbfA, giving the protein MAKSTSSGRTQRMLRVGEQVRAALVQVLQRGEVRDALIESTVISISEVRMSTDLKVATAYVTPLGVADHAGIVDALNRHAKFLRGRLSPHLRQMKYMPEVRFEDDTSFDNYKKIDDLLRSPDVARDLGPSDDEGDER
- a CDS encoding type 1 glutamine amidotransferase yields the protein MHVLVIENMPHSDLGLVGIALAEAGARLDVRKAYAGEGLPAEPEPYDAMVVLGGEQSARDDALHPYLPTLCDLMRRFAETDRAVLGICLGSQLLARAHGGDNRLGASREFGWQEIALTAAGQVDPVLSAAGARFPAFQWHSDTFTLPSAAEVLASNDAVPLQAFRIGRASYGMQFHFEAGTAVIARWKEIYKDQIDGIDPDWLSRSADLEAQYGAASDAAGLALARAWVRAIVVAQAVTAAGVDAA
- a CDS encoding CcdB family protein, with translation MARFRVYELKSSEVFALDLQADLVELLPTRVMAPLYPLTTMTWAFSRLNPRFVIDGQAYSMATQRMSAVDQRDIGREVANLSSRSDDITAALDFLFQGF
- the lepA gene encoding translation elongation factor 4, which produces MSTPSSKTPLDHIRNFSIVAHIDHGKSTLADRLIQSTGGLAERDMSEQVLDSMDIERERGITIKAQTVRLHYKANNGETYILNLIDTPGHVDFAYEVSRSLSACEGSLLVVDASQGVEAQTLANVYQAIDNNHEIVTVLNKIDLPAAEPDRIREQIEEVIGIDASQAVLISAKTGLGIPDVLEAIVHQLPAPKSPGGEKAPLKALLVDSWYDTYLGVMVLVRIIDGVLTKGQTIRMMGTDAKYQVERVGVLTPKMLAVDSLGPGEIGFFTGSIKEVADTRVGDTITEDKKPTAEALPGFKPAQPVVFCGLFPVDAADFEDLRSAMGKLRLNDASFSFEMESSAALGFGFRCGFLGLLHLEIIQERLEREFDLDLIATAPSVVYKLTMTDGSEKELHNPADMPDPVRISEIHEPWIKATILTPDDYLGGILKLCQDRRGVQTELTYVGKRAMLTYELPLNEVVFDFYDRLKSISKGYASFDYHLDGYKEGNLVKMSIMVNGEPVDALSMLVHRSAAEKRGRDMCEKLKDLIPRHMFKIPIQAAIGGNVIARETISAMRKDVTAKCYGGDASRKRKLLDKQKAGKKRMRQFGKVDIPQEAFIAALKMSDE
- a CDS encoding OmpA family protein, with the translated sequence MMKKLAIVAVSAIYLSGCTTTDPYTGEQKMSNTAGGALIGAGLGAATGLLVGGSARGRRDSALVGAGIGALGGGLIGNYMDSQENELRAQLQGTGVSVTRQGDRIILNMPSNITFATDQDQVMPGFYSTLNSVAIVLRKFNKTLVDVDGHTDSTGSAGYNQGLSERRAASVANYLGSQGVDQRRMSAMGYGAERPVASNSSEAGRAQNRRVEISIAPIKEQ
- the efp gene encoding elongation factor P, with amino-acid sequence MVKVIASSVRKGNVLDVDGKLYVVLTAANFHPGKGTPVTQVDMRRISDGVKVSERYRTTEQVERAYVEDSDHTFLYEDGEGFHFMNPANYDQLTMTAEDIGDQKVFLQDGMTVTLSIHEGLAIAIQLPRHVTLEIVETEPVTKGQTASSSYKPAILSNGVRTLVPPHIVANTRVVIATEDNSYVERAKD
- a CDS encoding GlsB/YeaQ/YmgE family stress response membrane protein — protein: MDVNGVGWLAAIIIGGFAGWLAEQFMKSNMGVFMNIILGIIGAVVLNAILAAIGVSLGAGWIAYLITGFIGACILIAIGRMVRR